In Lampris incognitus isolate fLamInc1 chromosome 13, fLamInc1.hap2, whole genome shotgun sequence, the genomic stretch ggctgctgtgcgcacccgagaaccgagagctcgtgctgctgctgccgctgccgctgctgccgctgccgctgctgccgctgccgctgctgccgctgccgctgctgccgctgccgctgctgccgctgccgctgctgccgctgctgccgctgcggccgctgccgccgctgccgctgccgccgctgccgccgccgctctgtacggacgggtaagtgacggatcccgaggccgggttcggtaaacaccggtcgggaattcgacccttgctttgaggtggaaagaagaaaaaccccagacgtttgtcttctttttctttttcaagcgtgcgagtgtagcatggttaaaaacgtcataaccaacagcaCCACATGTGTTGCATTTTCACCACATGTGTTGCAaggcctccaacacatgtggtgcACGGCCCCCAAGACTTCCTAACGCAATTTGAAACACTTTAAAACATAAATCATCACAGTATTTGACTTCAAGCTTCCATATAcgtgttttttttcatttttttaaaaaaattccaAGATTTTCACCAATAGTGGTGATGGTTGTCATCGGAAAGATTTTTTCTACGGATGTCTCTTTGCAGTGAGGCCTATATCATTTGAATCCTCTTTCTTTTAAGCCGCCAAATACACCAAAAGATTCTCTTTTGAGGCAATTTTGAAAATTCATTAAGATTGCTCATGCAACACATATGGTGACGGTTCATATTGAAAAAAAATTGGTTTTTAACAGCTTACAATTCAAGCCAATGTTATATTGATTCTTCGACCGTTCAAGCCAAAAAATACCTACTTCCTCTCAGGattctgcaacaacaaaaaatgggTGCAACACATGTGGTGATGTGTTTTTCATCCAGTCTACTGcaataccttgtgtgtgtgtgtgtgtgtgtggggagtttGAGAAACATTTAGTGGCAATATCAAATGTAATATCAGAATTGAAAAAAAGTATCTAGAGAGTAACATAGTCACACATAACTTGTTTTTTACACATCTTTATTTACATCACTGATCTACAGCACTTAAATTATCCCAGAGAGAAATATAAAGTTAGCGGTTCCCTGACAAGGCAACATAACTTTATCATTCATTCCAATTTAGATCCTGCCTGCCTGTTCATGTAGTGGCTTTACTCTGGCAAAAAAACCATGCTTGATCAGAGCCAGTCAAGGTCTCTGGCCTCACCAAACTGGAACTTATTTACACCATAATCAAAGGTAAGTTCTTCCCCTTCGCTGATGTCCTGCTTTGCGACAAAGAGGATATAATCTCTCTTATCCCCATCCAAGTCAAGCCTCTTAGAAAGAGGCTTGAGGTTTGGCTTTCTTGAGTGGTTAATGAGCCTGCCTTTTACGTCTATATCTGGGTGACATTGACACTTCTGATGTGCATCAATGCACATTTTCTCTCCGTCTTCGTTTAGAAAAAAGTACATGTAGCCCGTCTCCTCTCCAATGGTGCTCTCATGAACAGCCTGACCTTGAGCTGCGGTGAGAAGGTCACCATGGTAGTCGCACACTACCTCGCCCATCTTGAATGCACGCCTTGTGAATACCCCTCTTCCCTTATCAGGAATGCTCTTGATCTCCAAACCCTTCCATAGTTGGCTACTGACAAGATGCCTGATTCTGGGAGAAGACAGCGGATCTTCGGCTGGTTTCCACGACTGGGTGATCTGGTCGATGTTTGGCAGCGCATGTTTCCAACCCTGCTGCAGGAAAAACCTCTCAATCCGTTTCTTGGAGGGGCAATGGCGTTGGCTCATGTGTTCTGTAaatgaaaaataacaaaataagttCACAAGTTAATACCTACATCCCAAtcacatgcctgtttgtacatgtgtgcaaacactcagagccttaagataggggtttcaccaatgtgttttttggtgagaaaccttctatttcaaggttctgtgcgttttcacacaagtacaatatgtatttatagtgtttctgatgaaatccctccttttaatgcattttctcacagaaaacgagtctctcgccatgggaacatggcttttttgaaaaagcatattctggtcgagaaatcgtgttttaagcaataaaaacgactcccggccttatttagttcacatttgtacttttggtaagctagcccgtattcataacgcactaaacctttttatcgcgttaaacgccttttctcgacgagaaaagcacaatttcatcaaaaacaaacaaaacaagaaaaatgaatctattcaacaagtctgcaacacgtccttaagagttacatgatttcacccaatgtcaatgtgtaatttctccagttctgatcattttttaggtggttggtagcttggtcaatgtcaaaacacagtgagatctttttatggctttaaacgcgttttctcctcgagagaaacatgatttcactaaaaacgttatagtttaaacatgcctgtttgtacatgtgtgcaaacactcagagccttaagatagggatttcaccaatgtgttttttggtgagaaaccttctatttcaaggttctgtgcgttttcagacaagtacaatatgtatttatagtgtttctgatgaaatccctccttttaatgcattttctcacagaaaacgagtctcttgccatgggaacatggcttttttgaaaaagcatattctggtcgagaaatcgtgttttaagcaataaaaacgactcccggccttatttagttcacatttgtacttttggtaagctagcccgtattcataacgcactaaacctttttattgcgttaaacgccttttctcgacgagaaaagcatattttcatcaaaaacaaacaaaacaagaaaaatgaatctattcaacaagtctgcaacacgtccttaagagttacatgatttcacccattgtcaatgtgtaatttctccagttctgatcattttttaggttgttggtagcttggtcaatgccaaaacacagtgagatctttttatggctttaaacgcgttttctcctcgagagaaacatgatttcactaaaaacgttatagtttaaacatgcctgtttgtacatgtgtgcaaacactcagagccttaagataggggtttcaccaatgtgttttttggtgagaaaccttctatttcaagattctgtgcgttttcagacaagtacaatatgtatttatagtgtttctgatgaaatccctccttttaatgcattttctcacagaaaacgagtctctcgccatgggaacatggcttttttgaaaaagcatattctggtcgagaaatcgtgttttaagcaataaaaacgactcccggccttatttagttcacatttgtacttttgctaagctagcccgtattcataacgcactaaacctttttatcgcgttaaacgccttttctcgacgagaaaagcacaatttcatcaaaaacaaacaaaacaagaaaaatgaatctattcaacaagtctgcaacacgtccttaagagttacatgatttcacccaatgtcaatgtgtaatttctccagttctgatcattttttaggttgttggtagcttggtcaatgccaaaacacagtgagatctttttatggctttaaacgcgttttctcctcgagagaaacataatttcactaaaaacgttatagtttaaacatgcctgtttgtacatgtgtgcaaacactcagagccttaagataggggtttcaccaatgtgttttttggtgagaaaccttctatttcaaggttctgtgcgttttcagacaagtacaatatgtatttatagtgtttctcatgaaatccctccttttaatgcattttctcacagaaaacgagtctcttgccatgggaacatggcttttttgaaaaagcatattctggtcgagaaatcgtgttttaagcaataaaaacgactcccggccttatttagttcacatttgtacttttgctaagctagcccgtattcataacgcactaaacctttttatc encodes the following:
- the LOC130122596 gene encoding histone-lysine N-methyltransferase set-1-like; the protein is MSQRHCPSKKRIERFFLQQGWKHALPNIDQITQSWKPAEDPLSSPRIRHLVSSQLWKGLEIKSIPDKGRGVFTRRAFKMGEVVCDYHGDLLTAAQGQAVHESTIGEETGYMYFFLNEDGEKMCIDAHQKCQCHPDIDVKGRLINHSRKPNLKPLSKRLDLDGDKRDYILFVAKQDISEGEELTFDYGVNKFQFGEARDLDWL